The sequence below is a genomic window from Ovis canadensis isolate MfBH-ARS-UI-01 breed Bighorn chromosome 1, ARS-UI_OviCan_v2, whole genome shotgun sequence.
GAGTATTGTTAATCTCccagacctcagtttcttcacctgtaaaatggagcaCTCTCTCATAGGATTTTTGTGTAGAAAAATGTTTTGTGAACTGTCAAGTATCATATAAATGATACTGTCTTAAGATATTCAGGGAGGATAATAGTTTTATCCTTGTGTTCAACGTCCAATATGGGCTGGGCTAAACCATGTACATACACTAAGGACtgtaaaagaaaggaagtgaacaAAAAGAGGATCCCTGGCCTcattcaaaagatacaaacttaaaACACCTGCAGTGTCAACAAGGAGTAAAGCTGTAGTTGAAATGATGCTTATGGCTAGCTAGGAGGAGTATGGAGTTGGGGAATAAATCAGAGCAGTCAGGTTttgttttattcaacaaatagttattGAGTACCTGTTTTGTGCCAGACATTGTTCAAGGTACTGGAGATactgaacaaaataaatacaacCCCCTGCCTTCAAAGAGCAGCATGTCCTAATCATCTGGGGATGTTGGTAAAATGTCAGTTCAGTAGGCCTGGAATGGGGCCTGAGGCACAGAATTCCTAACAGGttcccaggagatgctgatgctgctgttcTGGGGagcacactttgagtagcaaagaGCTAGAGTAGGGTATGAGTCACTTTGTCAGAGGAAGGGATAGGAACTGGtcaaaggcaggcagagagagCATTCTGGAGCAGGAAGCtgagaagaaagtaaaaactTCTGGAAGGGGAACAGAGCTAGAGAGTCAGGGGCATTTCTACTGGCCCATCAGCTGGGAGATGCCTTAAATATCTTTGTGCCCCTAACAGCTGAactcagtgcttggcacatggttGGCATCTTGTAGGCACATGCTGAATTTAGAGGAACATAGGGGTGGGTGGACCTCAAGCTGCTTTATTGGAGGCCCCCACACTGACTACAAGGTGTTGACCATTGGAAGTCCTGGTCTGCATATTCTCAAAGCAGCATATGCAGTGGGTTAAGAGTGGTAGTAGAGGAAATTTTCTTCCCATAGGAGATACTGAGCAGATATTCCCACGCTCAGCGAGGATGTAACGAGGAAGGACCGATGTGGGCTGCAGCAGAATGGAGTTAAGTTAGACCACAGGAAGGACTTGTTACCAGAGTTTGGCCTGCCCTACTCCAGACTGTCTCATGAGAGCTGGATTACTGGTCTCCCATTCCCGTCCAACCCCCCTCTTCCCAAGCcccagttaaaaaaacaaacacccatTGCCTAGAGCAGTACTTGGGGCTGAACTgggaaagcagaatggtggtgaGACAGGGACAGGCTCCAACTCCAACGGTCCTGATTCTCCAAACAAAGCACCGCGGCAGTGGGTGTAACTCCCGGCTGTGCGTCAGGCAGCCCTTTCCGGCCTGGCCCAGACCAGggtgtttattttgtttgttcctGGAAGCTGTTGCCCTGATGGACAGTGCTGGGGACGCTGATTCCATGGGATTTGCTAGTGGTGGACCAGCCCTCTCACCCCTCCCCGGGACAGATGGGCCCCATCAGCCCTGCTGAGTTCCAGAAGAGGCAAGCATCAGCCCTCCTTGTGTTTGTTTGAGTTGGTGTCACCAGTGGTGATCCAGTCTGTGGGTGAGGGCTGGGTTTGCGAgtgcagggggaggggggagtgttGCAGAGGACACAGAGCCCAGGGCAGTCCAGcttttccctctcccctctggctGCCCTCCCTTCTCCTCACCCACTTCTAGGCCCATTCTGGGGCCTTTCCCAAACCACAGGCTCATTCACAGCTCAAATCGAATCTTTTCTGTCTGTAGCAGCAACAACCCTCCAGGGCCCCCACCTGTGCAGAAAAGGGGCATGAAGGCATCCCTTGATGTGTTAGGACAGGAGAATAAAGAATTCCCAGCAAATCAAGGGCGGTGCTGGAAACAGAGAAAGGGGGTGGGGAATGAGTATATGGGTCAGATCTCATTTGATTGGCCTTGTGGGGAGAAAAGGTGATGATGAactcctgccttctctctgaaATGTTCTTCCTGAGGCTTGTGGTGGAGTCCAGGGCTAACTGTGTTTGaatgaagaaaaaacacttcCTAAGAAAATTAATAATGACTGTAGCAACCCACATATCTTTTAGTAGCTCTCCTAATCTAATTGATCTTCTTATAATTGTTCACCTAGGCAGACTGGGGACTGGAATATGGGGAGTGTCACTCTGTTGCTTAATCTTGGCCTTTGATTTCCCACTGCAAACAGCCCTCTGCCCATGCACATTCATCCAGGACATTATGCCCTATAAATTGGGAAGGATGATTTTGAAAGACTCATTAGTTAAGAAAGGTCATGGGACATAGAAGTAAAGGGTATGGGGAAGAGAGTGGCATGGGGGTCTTCCTTCCCAGATCTCACCATTGGGAATGAGGACTTTTAGCTATATGGGTCTGACTGGAGCTGTAAACATCACTCAGAACTGCCCACTTATTTGTCTTCCCACTGACCCCTCCCAACCTCCATCCTTCTTCCCCCAAACCATGCTATATGAACCAGTTTATGTAGGACATGCCTCTGACATGTGGGTGTAACAATGCTGTCTCAGACACTAATTCTGCTATTTTTCCATGAGGCTCTTAACATTGATTAGATAAACAGGCAATGGGGTTTGTGTGACATGTCCATAGCTTCTGTGTACGTGACACATGCCTGGCCTGTGTTTTGGGAGTGTGTGTCCCTTTGGTTTTTGGCTGGGGAACTGGTGATGGTGGGAGACCACTCAGTTACTCTCTCTGAAACAGAATGTTTCTTGAAGGCTTGTGGGGATTGGTTCTTCCCTGAGGCCTTGGGGAATATGGgttggaggagggggaaggaacCTCTAAAGGTCTGAGTGCCAAGCCTTTCCCCTAGTTActcccccccaccctgccccctgcccctggaTTGCAGAATAAAGCCAGATGCTCTGACAGGGCCCTCTCCACCTTGCAGGTACATCGGGGCACTAGGGGCCCGTGTGATCTGTGACAATATCCCGGGGCTGGTGAGCCGGCAGCGGCAGCTGTGCCAGCGTTACCCAGACATCATGCGCTCCGTGGGCGAGGGTGCCCGAGAGTGGATCCGAGAGTGTCAGCACCAGTTCCGCCACCATCGCTGGAACTGCACCACCCTGGACCGGGACCACACTGTCTTTGGCCGTGTCATGCTCAGAAGTAGGGGCTTCTTCCAGTTCCTTCTCTTTCTGTGCTTGGTTGGGGTGGTGAGTGGGTAGTGGGTGGAGTGCCTCTTTCCTACATTCTGCCTCATAATTAGGAGTAAAAACTGTGGGCAGAGCCCAGGATACAGTTGGAAACAGACCCTCAGTACCTTTGATATGTAGTCAGTGGCCCTTCTAAATCCCAGGGTTCCAGGATGACGGGTCAGAGCAACAGCATTCCCTGGTAACCTCCATCCTTCATCctcccttttccttccctccccaaccccccagcCTTCAGACTTCCATCCATGAACTGTAAGACTGAGGACTGGAAATGGCTGCTCTGTTCTTACCAACACCATCACTGCCCTCAGCGCAACACTCCCAACATTATAGTAATGGGAGGGAGAGATAAACAGAAAGGTGATATGTAAATATTTGGGAAGTCAGCGGCTTGGACTTCGCTCAGCAGAAGAGCTAAGCAGAGCTAAACAGTAAACTAGGAGAAAGGGAATGAGACGAGATTCTGGAGGTGTCAGAGGGACAAGAGTGATGATTCATCAATCCccaagaggagagaaggaagaaagctgGCTGGAGAAAGTAGCCTGTCTCTTCAAATAGGAtgacccctgggctgggggctccactgcaggggaactgtccagCAGAGTGGGCCTGAAAAGGCCTGGAATGTGGACTGAGGCTGACTTGGCTAAGCAGGGGTTGGCACTCAGTGGGAGGGAAAGATTCACTGTGAAAGTTTTCAATGGCTGGACCCAGGGAGTTTGGAAGGAAGCAGGAGTACAGGTCAGCCCAAGAGGTCAGATGTACAAAGAAGTAGATAGAGAGTTGTGAGGGCTGAGGGGAAGGGGGTAGACACTCTGGGGAACGTTCTCGGAAGGGAAGGGTACTCTGAATAAAGGAAGCATAGGGGTTTCcctgggaaagaaaaggaaaagaggtttTAGAGTTGGAGGTTGTGTGGGCTGAAGAAGGAGACAGACGTGGGGCTCTTTCCTGAAACatgcttctccttttctctctctaggTAGCCGGGAGGCAGCATTTGTATATGCCATCTCATCAGCAGGGGTGGTCCATGCTATCACTCGTGCCTGTAGCCAGGGTGAACTGAGTGTGTGCAGCTGTGACCCCTACACCCGTGGCCGACACCATGACCAGCGTGGGGACTTTGACTGGGGTGGCTGCAGTGACAACATCCACTATGGCGTTCGCTTTGCCAAAGCCTTCGTGGATGCCAAGGAGAAGAGGCTTAAGGATGCCCGGGCTCTCATGAACTTACATAACAATCGCTGTGGTCGCACGGTCAGTACTcatatgtgtgcatgtacatgCGTATTTGCTGGGGGTGGCCAGTACCTATGATCGTGGCGTGAATGTGAAGGTAGAAGGGCTGAAGGCTTCTGGATTACTTCCAAAAGCCCCAACCCTTGGAAGAGGAGCAGTAAACACAAGGGACCTTTGGGAATGCCAAGGTTCAACCTGGAGCATAAAGAGTCTTCACATAGGTGGGAATTAAGGAAAGgtggagaaaagaagggaaatagcTTTTAAAGAAATCACCTCCTAAAGTCTGAGGAGGATTAGAGCTTATTCCAGTCAGTGCACTGGCCTTTGAGCACCACCTATATGCCTAGCACTGTGCTGGAAAATGACATGCCACAAAAGCAGAAGGCATGGTACCTTGAACTCTGAGACATAAAAAAAACAGAGGATGTGCCATAGCTATGAACAGAATCCTGGGGCTTGAAAGTTCAAATGGgctttcatgaaaataaaagcactgtTGGTCTAGGAAGGTTTCCTGGAAGAATCTGGTCAGGAAGAATGGGTGCGATCTGACTGGGGAGAGAACAGAAGAACCAGTGGCTCCACCAGCTGACCAGGGCCAGCAGACCTCAGGGCACTCATGCTTTTAGTCCTAGGGATGACCACAAAGTATCCTGACTGCTTTTCCCTTCGCTGCGTCCCCACCTTCCAGGCTGTGCGGCGGTTTCTGAAGCTGGAGTGTAAATGCCATGGCGTGAGTGGCTCCTGTACTCTGCGCACCTGCTGGCGCGCGCTCTCAGATTTCCGCCGCACAGGTGATTACCTGCGGCGGCGCTATGACGGGGCTGTGCAAGTAACAGCCACCCAGGATGGCGCAAACTTCACGGCAGCTCGCCAAGGCTATCGCCGTGCTACCCGGACTGACCTGGTCTACTTTGACAACTCCCCAGACTACTGTGTCTTGGACAAGGCTGCAGGTGAGTAAGGAAAGCAGGTAGGGACATGGAGCCCCAGGTCTCAGTGCAGGCACCTCTAGTTAATCATGGTCCATTCAGCATCAGGAGTTAGGGATGGAAGTTGGAGGAGTCAGTCAGATGTAAGAATAATCTTGTAATAAGATTACTGATTTATGCCTCAGTCTGCCAGGCCCAAAGCTgcccagagaggagaggaaaggtcTCCCTGAGACCTGAGGTCATCTAGCACTCCTTCACATTCCCAGCATCTGGGATACAGTAGTTACTGCTTGGTGAATGTTCAAATGATTCACCCATTTCAGTACCAAGCTAATGTATGGGCTATGCAGAGGCATAGGATGCAGACCGAGTTTTGGCTCTTTACAGTCTAGCTAAATAAATGAGAGATAACAGGCAGATAATGCAACTGtaaaagacagcaaaagaaagtcTATTTGAAAATGTCACCTTTAAGTTGTTTCTCGAAGTGTGGAGATTATCTGGATAGCTAGAGAGGACAATAGGTAGATATTCTCTACACATGAGTAGAATGGTAGGTAGAAAAGCACGTGATCTGTTCCACAAGCAGAATGCAGGTTAACCTGACTGAGTAAGGTTTGGGGCAGGGGAGATGAAAGGTAGAAAGATAGGTGGGAAATAGACCATGAGTGACCCTGAGAGAGCTTATCCAATGTGCTGCCACTGAAAATTCTAAAATGGAATTGGGGAAGCAAGGAGAGAGGAGATCCCTAGCAGTGCCTGACCGTCAGCAGAAAGCACCAAATCATTTTTGAATCTGTCCCATGTATTTGTGGTGGAATTCTTGGGAATGCTGGAAGGTGATGTAGTATTCCCCTAGAAAAGTGGAAGTCACCATCATGGCTTGTATTTCAGCTTCAGATGGGTTAAACTAAGCACAACCTGCAGTGGAACAGAACTGCTCTTCCCCTGGTTATTCTTACGGCTCTCAGGCTCATCTCTGTAGTATCAGCAGTCAGGACTTCAGTAAGGGGAAGCCAAAACCTTAGCTGTCTTCCACACTATTTGTTTTCACCTATCACTGTCATTCCCCGACAGGCAACTGGCTAGGAGCAAAACTGGGCACAGAAACAGGGTGGAGCTCTACCCAAGTCACAGAGAAAAGTAGCCTGTGTACTTTGAAGGGTGCTAGAGGCCTCCCTGttgactcagactgtaaagaatctgcctgcaatgtaggagacccaggtttgatccctgggttgggaacatctactggagaagggagtggctatccactccagtattcttgcctggagaatcccttggacagaggagcctggcaggctatagtccatggggttgcaaagcatcagaaatgacttgagtgactaacactttcacttgcagGAGAAAAAAGGTTGAGGAAGCACTTCTGATTCTCCTAGTGAtttcctgtcagttcagttcagttcagttactcagtggtgtccaactctttgtgacctcatggactacagcctgccaggcttccttgtccatcaccaactcctggagcttgctcaaactcatgtccatcgagttggtgatgccatccaaccatctcatcctctgtcgtccccttctcctcctgccttcagtctttcccagcatcagggtcttttccaaggagtcagttcttcgcatcaggtggccaaagtattggagtttcagcttcaacatcagcccttccagtgaatactcaggactgatctcctttaggactgactggttggatttccttgcagtccaagggactctcaagagtcttctccaacaccacagttcaaaagcatcaattctttggtgctcagctttctttatagtccaactctc
It includes:
- the WNT2B gene encoding protein Wnt-2b, which codes for MLRPGGAEESAQRPPRRVRSPVRESAARPTAPDGSRASARLSLACLLLLLLLLTLPARVDTSWWYIGALGARVICDNIPGLVSRQRQLCQRYPDIMRSVGEGAREWIRECQHQFRHHRWNCTTLDRDHTVFGRVMLRSSREAAFVYAISSAGVVHAITRACSQGELSVCSCDPYTRGRHHDQRGDFDWGGCSDNIHYGVRFAKAFVDAKEKRLKDARALMNLHNNRCGRTAVRRFLKLECKCHGVSGSCTLRTCWRALSDFRRTGDYLRRRYDGAVQVTATQDGANFTAARQGYRRATRTDLVYFDNSPDYCVLDKAAGSLGTAGRVCSKTSKGTDGCEIMCCGRGYDTTRVTRVTQCECKFHWCCAVRCKECRNTVDVHTCKAPKKAEWLDQT